A genomic segment from Nitrospira sp. encodes:
- a CDS encoding Two-component system sensor histidine kinase, which yields MMLAAIILATGGIFAFDVVMSLGHAVWLLYLLPLWLSSLLMYPAAPVRYAVCCTILIGAGFWLSPPGTDLLTVIFNRTLGAGIIWGAAYLLFQRQAAETALRSANSRLEVRVAEQTQNLVAANERLTMQLAERRQVEAALRESRERFELAAEGADVGVWEWDLRTKSAYYSPRWKRQLGCAETEIGATIADWESRLHPDDRARALAIATLFREGYTKQYRLDHRLRHRDGSYRWIAALGAGLYDEQGRMIRMSGIHLDVTARKHAEEAVTQAEERYRTIVENAVAGIYRTSADGRYVSVNPALAQMYGYASPEEMIGLVSDNAEQLYVEAERRKEFIRLMQTHNHVTAFESQIYRKDRSVIWISESGRAVRDATGALLAYEGIVEDISSRKQAEEALRTSGERYRELVEQAGDIIYRTDAGGRFTYCNPTSRRVLGYPPEELIGRHYLEIVQPKARLQAERFYGRQFIRKKARTVYELPVATKDGREVWLGQHTQLLLEDGKISGFQVVARDITERKQVEQALRESEERFCKAFQSNPAGMAISRLEDGRVLDVNDAFVRVSGFSRNELIGMSSLDIGIWVNPEDRQELTDRLRRDGFLRNLEKEFRTKSGEVRHGLFNVEPVSIGREDCLLTLVLDITRRKEAEAALRCSQSVLQAQQGALMQLTKSEHIGSGAWQAALEELMQTSAMVLTADRASVWLLDRSGATMECADLYEQAEARHSRGQRLNVAQYPRYFAELMREQVVDAHDVARDPRTSELRESYLQVLNIASLLDVPIFFDGQLAGVVCHERVGEVREWSAEETQFAASIGNLVTLAYEAKQRQEAEAALLQAKEAAESANRAKSDFLATMSHEIRTPMNAIVGMADLLSETPLNEDQREYVQIFRDAGSNLLSLINDVLDLSKIEAGHLDLDVVDFDLNDLVQRAAELVAVRAGEKNLELAYQIQPDVPTSLVGDPNRLRQVLLNLLGNAIKFTDEGEVVLRVERETRAHGPGNILFTIRDTGIGIPEEKLTAIFERFTQADSSITRQHSGTGLGLTISRRLVERMGGKIWVESEVGKGSTFSFTAKFAVHVQPIPSVAPAQWEQLAGLRVLIVDDNATNRLIVRETLTGWGIPAAEASGGEEALAELLRALKAGVPYRLVILDVRMPKLSGWQVADRIACTPGLAGLSVIMLTSERRAGDQARARECGVVRYLTKPFRRSDLFNGMMAVIGKASQAGMEGVLPKTNELANGAPGLSILLAEDFADNRRMIEFYFKSTPHRVETAVNGQVAVDMFIRGSYDLVLMDIQMPIMDGYSATKAIRAWEQAQGRAPVPILALTANALQGEVQRSLAAGCTAHLTKPIRKARLLDAIRLYRRPSVSAERLLSEFSTERVVLQISAEFEGLMPGFLEHRRQDVVQLTDALARDDFELIRGIGHGIKGAGGTYGLDVISAYGQALEEAALQHNGSEVRATIEALSGFLDRLQLVYV from the coding sequence ATGATGCTCGCCGCCATCATCCTCGCGACGGGAGGGATCTTCGCCTTCGATGTGGTGATGTCGCTCGGCCACGCCGTCTGGCTCCTGTACCTGTTGCCCCTGTGGCTGAGTTCGCTCTTGATGTACCCCGCTGCGCCTGTCCGCTATGCGGTGTGCTGTACGATCTTGATCGGCGCGGGGTTCTGGCTCTCTCCTCCCGGTACCGATCTCCTGACGGTGATCTTCAACCGCACGCTCGGTGCGGGCATTATCTGGGGCGCAGCATATTTGCTGTTTCAGCGGCAGGCAGCCGAGACAGCGCTGCGTTCAGCCAACAGCCGGTTGGAAGTGCGGGTGGCGGAACAGACGCAGAATCTGGTGGCGGCCAACGAGCGGTTGACCATGCAATTGGCCGAACGGCGGCAGGTGGAAGCGGCTCTGCGCGAGAGCCGCGAACGGTTCGAACTGGCGGCGGAAGGTGCGGATGTGGGGGTCTGGGAATGGGACCTGCGGACGAAGTCGGCCTATTACTCCCCGCGATGGAAACGCCAACTCGGTTGTGCCGAAACGGAGATCGGGGCGACGATCGCCGACTGGGAATCGCGCCTCCATCCTGACGATCGCGCGCGGGCTCTGGCGATAGCGACGCTGTTCAGGGAAGGCTATACCAAACAGTACCGTCTCGACCATCGGCTCCGGCATCGAGATGGCTCCTATCGCTGGATTGCCGCCTTGGGGGCCGGGCTGTATGACGAGCAGGGGCGGATGATTCGGATGAGCGGCATTCATCTGGATGTGACGGCAAGGAAACATGCCGAGGAAGCCGTGACCCAAGCGGAGGAACGATACCGCACCATCGTGGAAAACGCCGTGGCCGGCATCTATCGGACGTCGGCGGACGGGCGTTACGTCTCGGTGAATCCCGCGCTGGCACAGATGTACGGCTATGCATCACCGGAAGAGATGATCGGCCTGGTGAGCGATAATGCGGAGCAGCTCTATGTCGAGGCGGAACGACGCAAGGAATTCATTCGGCTCATGCAGACGCACAACCATGTGACGGCCTTCGAGTCGCAAATCTACCGGAAGGATCGAAGCGTGATTTGGATTTCGGAGAGCGGCCGTGCCGTGCGTGACGCGACAGGGGCGTTACTCGCCTACGAGGGGATCGTCGAGGACATTTCTTCGCGCAAGCAGGCCGAGGAGGCATTGCGCACGAGCGGAGAACGGTACCGAGAATTGGTCGAGCAGGCCGGCGACATTATCTACCGGACCGACGCAGGTGGGAGGTTTACGTACTGCAACCCCACCTCGCGTCGTGTTCTGGGCTATCCCCCGGAGGAATTGATCGGTCGTCACTACCTAGAGATCGTTCAGCCGAAGGCTCGTCTGCAAGCCGAGCGGTTTTACGGACGGCAGTTCATCCGAAAAAAAGCGCGCACGGTCTACGAGTTGCCGGTCGCCACCAAAGACGGCCGCGAGGTCTGGTTGGGACAACATACACAGCTGTTGCTGGAGGACGGCAAGATCAGCGGATTTCAAGTGGTGGCCCGCGACATTACCGAGCGGAAGCAGGTGGAACAGGCCCTGCGCGAAAGCGAAGAACGATTTTGCAAGGCCTTTCAGAGTAATCCGGCCGGCATGGCCATCAGCCGACTGGAAGACGGCCGGGTCCTCGACGTCAACGACGCGTTCGTGCGGGTTTCCGGATTTTCCCGCAATGAACTGATCGGCATGTCCTCACTCGATATCGGCATTTGGGTCAATCCCGAGGATCGGCAGGAGTTGACCGATCGGCTGCGACGTGACGGGTTCCTGCGGAACCTGGAAAAAGAATTTCGGACGAAGTCGGGCGAGGTGCGGCATGGGCTGTTCAATGTCGAGCCGGTTTCCATCGGTCGGGAAGACTGTCTGCTCACGTTGGTGTTGGACATCACCAGGCGCAAAGAAGCGGAGGCGGCCCTGCGTTGCAGCCAGTCCGTCCTGCAAGCTCAACAAGGGGCATTGATGCAGCTGACGAAGAGCGAACATATCGGATCCGGCGCATGGCAGGCCGCGCTCGAAGAATTGATGCAGACCTCGGCGATGGTCCTAACGGCCGATCGAGCCAGTGTGTGGCTTCTGGATCGGAGCGGGGCGACAATGGAATGTGCGGATTTGTACGAGCAGGCTGAGGCACGACATTCCCGCGGGCAGCGGCTCAATGTGGCCCAGTATCCTCGTTACTTTGCCGAGCTGATGCGGGAGCAGGTGGTCGATGCCCATGACGTCGCAAGGGACCCTCGCACCAGCGAACTGAGAGAGTCCTATCTGCAGGTGCTGAATATCGCCTCGTTGTTGGACGTGCCGATTTTTTTCGACGGTCAATTGGCCGGGGTGGTGTGCCACGAACGGGTTGGAGAGGTTCGGGAGTGGAGTGCGGAGGAGACGCAATTCGCGGCGTCGATCGGCAATCTGGTGACGCTGGCCTATGAAGCGAAACAACGGCAGGAGGCGGAAGCGGCTCTGTTGCAGGCCAAGGAGGCTGCGGAATCCGCCAACCGGGCGAAGAGCGATTTCCTGGCCACAATGAGCCACGAGATCCGGACCCCGATGAATGCGATCGTCGGCATGGCGGATCTGTTGTCGGAAACGCCGCTCAATGAGGACCAGCGGGAGTACGTGCAGATTTTTCGCGACGCCGGCAGCAACTTGCTGAGTCTGATCAACGATGTCCTCGACCTGTCGAAGATCGAAGCCGGGCATTTGGATCTGGACGTCGTCGATTTCGATCTCAACGATCTGGTGCAGCGGGCGGCCGAACTGGTTGCGGTCCGCGCCGGCGAGAAAAACCTGGAGTTGGCCTACCAGATTCAGCCGGATGTGCCGACCTCTCTCGTGGGGGATCCGAATCGCCTCCGGCAGGTCCTGCTCAATCTGTTGGGCAACGCCATCAAATTCACCGACGAGGGCGAAGTCGTGCTGCGGGTGGAGCGGGAAACGCGTGCGCACGGACCGGGAAACATTCTGTTCACCATTCGGGATACCGGCATCGGGATTCCGGAAGAAAAATTGACCGCCATCTTTGAACGGTTTACCCAGGCGGATTCCTCGATCACCCGACAACACAGCGGCACGGGCCTCGGTCTCACGATCTCTCGGCGGCTGGTGGAGCGGATGGGCGGCAAGATCTGGGTCGAGAGCGAGGTGGGAAAGGGCAGTACCTTCAGTTTCACCGCAAAGTTTGCGGTGCACGTCCAACCGATCCCGTCGGTCGCTCCGGCGCAGTGGGAACAGTTGGCGGGATTGCGGGTCTTGATCGTGGACGACAATGCGACCAATCGTCTGATCGTGCGGGAAACGTTGACCGGCTGGGGCATTCCCGCGGCGGAGGCCTCCGGTGGTGAGGAGGCGCTGGCGGAGTTGTTGCGAGCCTTGAAGGCGGGCGTTCCCTATCGTCTGGTGATTTTGGACGTGCGCATGCCGAAATTGAGCGGATGGCAGGTCGCCGATCGGATCGCGTGCACGCCGGGCTTGGCAGGGTTGTCCGTCATCATGCTGACTTCGGAACGGCGCGCCGGCGACCAGGCCAGGGCTCGTGAATGCGGTGTGGTGCGGTATCTGACGAAGCCTTTCCGCCGGTCGGATTTGTTCAACGGCATGATGGCCGTCATCGGCAAGGCCTCACAGGCAGGTATGGAGGGGGTGCTTCCGAAGACGAACGAACTCGCGAACGGAGCGCCCGGTCTGAGCATTTTGTTGGCCGAAGATTTTGCCGACAACCGCCGCATGATAGAGTTCTACTTCAAATCGACGCCCCATCGAGTAGAGACGGCGGTGAACGGTCAGGTGGCCGTCGATATGTTCATTCGGGGATCATATGACTTGGTTCTGATGGATATTCAAATGCCGATCATGGACGGCTATTCCGCAACGAAGGCGATCAGGGCCTGGGAGCAGGCACAGGGACGGGCGCCGGTGCCGATTTTGGCCTTGACGGCCAATGCGTTGCAGGGCGAAGTGCAACGGAGCCTGGCGGCCGGCTGCACGGCGCATTTGACGAAACCGATTCGCAAGGCTCGGTTGTTGGACGCCATTCGACTCTATCGTCGACCGTCGGTTTCGGCGGAGAGACTTTTGTCAGAATTTTCCACCGAGCGGGTCGTGTTGCAGATCAGCGCGGAGTTTGAGGGCCTCATGCCCGGGTTCTTGGAGCACCGGCGACAGGATGTCGTGCAGCTCACGGATGCGTTGGCCCGAGATGATTTTGAACTGATCCGAGGGATCGGCCACGGCATCAAGGGAGCCGGGGGAACATACGGCCTCGATGTGATCAGTGCGTACGGACAGGCCTTGGAAGAGGCGGCCCTGCAGCACAATGGCTCCGAAGTCCGTGCGACGATCGAGGCGTTGAGCGGCTTTCTGGATCGCCTTCAACTGGTCTATGTCTGA
- a CDS encoding O-methyltransferase, family 3 → MTDLVLPQIDAYAAAHSLPESPVRRALREETERTMEFARMLVGPLEGAFLHSMTRLVQATRVLEIGMFTGYSALCFAEALPEQGCVVTCEVDEESAAVARRFFAQSPHGRKVEIRMGAALETMAGLKGPFDLIFIDADKQNYVNYYRRAMELLSLHGVILIDNVLWDGEVLHDPPPDDRTAAIQDLNRVVAGDPRVTAVLTTIRDGIWVITPKPSQAMS, encoded by the coding sequence ATGACCGATCTGGTTCTGCCGCAGATTGATGCCTATGCTGCCGCCCATTCCTTGCCGGAATCCCCCGTTCGCCGGGCGTTGCGCGAGGAAACGGAACGGACGATGGAATTCGCCCGCATGCTTGTCGGCCCGCTGGAAGGAGCGTTTCTGCATTCGATGACTCGCCTGGTGCAGGCTACGCGGGTGTTGGAGATCGGCATGTTCACGGGATACAGCGCCCTCTGTTTTGCCGAGGCATTGCCCGAACAGGGCTGCGTGGTAACTTGCGAAGTGGACGAAGAGTCTGCGGCCGTCGCCCGGCGATTCTTCGCGCAATCTCCGCACGGCCGCAAGGTCGAGATCCGCATGGGGGCCGCGTTGGAGACGATGGCCGGGCTAAAGGGGCCCTTCGACCTGATCTTTATCGATGCCGACAAGCAGAACTACGTGAATTATTATCGTCGTGCGATGGAGTTGTTGTCCCTGCACGGCGTGATTCTCATCGACAACGTTCTATGGGACGGAGAGGTGCTGCACGATCCGCCGCCGGACGACCGTACCGCAGCGATTCAGGATCTCAACCGAGTCGTGGCGGGCGATCCTCGGGTAACCGCCGTGTTGACGACGATTCGAGACGGTATTTGGGTCATCACGCCGAAGCCGTCGCAGGCAATGTCATGA
- a CDS encoding O-antigen export system, permease protein, protein MKESERMMFSPEPVVNQGRPDRRSAIHIRPSRGLFHLDLQALWQYRELLAFLVWRDTKVRYKQAVIGAGWAVFQPLISMLLFTAIFSYLAKLPSDGVPYPLFAYAGLLPWNFIAQATSRSGTSLVGESHLISKVYFPRLIIPLAAASAPAVDLVCALVMMIPLMLWFGVTPGWQILLFPVFVVIALLAALAVSLWFSALHVKFRDVGHIIPFFVQFWMFASPVVYPTSLIPERWRTLYCLNPVVGVVEGFRWTLLGQRAPALETILPSICIVLLLFTSGVVYFKRMERTFADVI, encoded by the coding sequence ATGAAAGAATCGGAACGTATGATGTTCTCTCCCGAACCGGTAGTCAACCAAGGGCGGCCGGACCGAAGGTCTGCGATTCACATCCGCCCCAGTCGAGGGTTGTTTCACCTCGACTTGCAGGCTTTGTGGCAATATCGCGAGCTGCTCGCATTCTTGGTTTGGCGGGACACCAAGGTGCGCTACAAGCAGGCCGTCATCGGGGCAGGATGGGCGGTCTTCCAACCGCTCATTTCCATGCTCCTGTTCACGGCGATTTTCAGTTATCTGGCCAAGCTGCCGTCGGATGGCGTGCCCTATCCCCTGTTTGCCTACGCCGGCCTGCTCCCGTGGAATTTCATCGCCCAAGCGACCAGCAGGAGCGGAACCAGCCTGGTGGGGGAGTCTCATTTGATCAGTAAGGTGTACTTCCCGCGATTGATCATCCCGCTGGCGGCTGCCTCGGCCCCGGCCGTCGATTTGGTCTGCGCGTTAGTGATGATGATCCCGCTCATGTTATGGTTCGGCGTTACCCCGGGGTGGCAGATCCTGCTGTTTCCCGTGTTCGTCGTGATCGCGTTACTCGCAGCGCTGGCGGTCAGCCTCTGGTTTTCGGCCCTGCATGTGAAGTTTCGCGACGTGGGGCATATCATTCCGTTTTTTGTACAGTTTTGGATGTTCGCCTCTCCGGTCGTCTATCCTACGAGTCTGATTCCTGAACGATGGCGGACCCTGTATTGCCTCAATCCGGTGGTGGGAGTCGTGGAAGGGTTCCGATGGACCCTGTTGGGCCAACGGGCGCCGGCATTGGAAACGATCCTGCCCAGTATCTGCATCGTGCTGCTGCTCTTTACGAGCGGAGTGGTTTATTTCAAACGTATGGAACGAACCTTTGCGGATGTCATCTGA
- a CDS encoding Teichoic acid export ATP-binding protein TagH, translating to MGEIAVSVRNVSKEYVIAAVNHTTLRDHLIHAWRSLAGRSAEPHAATRAFQALKEVSFDVTEGEVLGIIGHNGAGKSTLLKILSRITEPSVGEVDLYGRVTSLLEVGTGFHAELSGRENVYLNAAMLGMRKTDIDRRFDEIVEFSGTAQFIDTPVKRYSSGMYVRLAFSVAAHLDPEILIVDEVLSVGDGAFQKKCLGKMDEVRRDGRTVILVSHDLPVVAGLCQRAILLRQGTVVGDGQPQQIIEQYMSEAYSGSGASLADRKDRYTQGELMVQAITFHNEKLETVQPALSGQHLVVRVHYASYVRKVFKEMRVMVILNRDERTVCILSTDLVDRTPLHLEGNGYVDFHLPHLPLCGGRYFLHVAIESNALTQDWVQYAAELQVLDGDYYGTGRMYPHDGWRGKGMFVDHSWNMTRLS from the coding sequence ATGGGTGAAATTGCGGTTTCCGTACGGAATGTGAGCAAAGAGTATGTCATTGCGGCGGTGAACCATACCACCTTGCGGGATCATCTCATCCACGCTTGGCGGTCTCTGGCGGGTCGGAGCGCCGAACCTCATGCCGCGACGCGCGCCTTTCAAGCCTTGAAGGAGGTGTCCTTCGACGTGACGGAAGGCGAGGTGTTGGGGATTATCGGACACAATGGGGCCGGGAAAAGTACCCTCCTGAAAATTTTGTCCCGTATCACGGAACCGAGTGTCGGTGAAGTGGACCTCTATGGGCGTGTCACGTCGTTGCTGGAGGTGGGGACGGGGTTCCATGCGGAACTTTCGGGACGTGAGAACGTGTACTTGAACGCGGCGATGCTGGGCATGCGTAAAACCGATATCGACCGTCGGTTCGACGAGATCGTCGAATTTTCCGGTACCGCCCAATTCATCGATACGCCGGTGAAGCGATATTCCAGCGGCATGTACGTGCGATTGGCCTTTTCGGTGGCGGCTCACTTGGATCCTGAGATTTTGATCGTCGATGAAGTTCTGTCGGTCGGCGACGGAGCCTTTCAAAAGAAGTGTCTGGGAAAGATGGACGAGGTGCGGCGAGACGGGCGTACCGTCATCCTCGTCAGTCACGACTTACCGGTCGTGGCCGGGCTGTGCCAACGGGCCATTCTCCTGCGGCAGGGAACTGTGGTGGGAGACGGTCAGCCGCAGCAAATCATCGAACAATATATGAGCGAGGCCTACAGTGGAAGCGGAGCGTCGTTAGCCGACCGGAAGGATCGTTATACGCAGGGCGAATTGATGGTTCAAGCCATCACGTTTCACAATGAAAAACTGGAGACGGTTCAGCCTGCTCTCTCGGGGCAGCACCTCGTCGTTCGTGTGCACTATGCCTCCTATGTCCGGAAGGTATTCAAGGAGATGCGGGTGATGGTGATTTTGAACCGGGATGAACGCACCGTGTGCATTCTCTCGACCGATCTCGTCGATCGTACACCGCTGCATCTCGAAGGCAACGGCTATGTGGACTTTCACCTGCCCCATCTGCCTCTGTGTGGAGGCCGATATTTCCTGCACGTCGCCATTGAGAGCAATGCGCTGACGCAAGATTGGGTACAGTATGCAGCCGAATTGCAGGTGCTCGACGGCGATTATTATGGAACGGGAAGAATGTACCCGCATGACGGGTGGCGTGGCAAAGGGATGTTCGTAGACCACAGCTGGAACATGACGAGACTGTCCTAA
- a CDS encoding Thermostable carboxypeptidase 1 — MKTLTTLEPLTTRLLEIRRINSAASVLSWDQETFMPTGGGAARAEQIAVLEGLAHQKFVSAEVETLLTGWIDPATGQAAETANEGWDEPSRALLRETWRDFSRAKKLPSDFVTRLSRECSLAQQAWVTAREENRFSTFLPHLKTVLGLKRDEAQYLGYKDSPYDALLDTYEPGTTVAQLIPLFTGLRERLVPLLQRVQGSTVTIDDRCLHQSFDQARQLEFGRLVLVAMGYDFERGRLDQSAHPFTTSFHPTDVRVTTRVFEKDLPSCLFSCIHEGGHGLYDQGLAPHYYGTPLGESVSLGFHESQSRLWENCVGRSLAFWRCFYPMLQQTFPQQLAEVPLDRFYAAINRAAPSLIRVEADELTYNLHIMLRVEIEQALIEGRAQPDDLPGLWNEKMHAYLGIAPERDAEGVLQDVHWSMGAFGYFPTYTLGNLYSVQFFEQAKQELPQLDEDLATGHLLPLRRWLEQKIHRWGRMFTPDHLARRVTGTGVNPEPFLRYLEQKYGALYRL, encoded by the coding sequence GTGAAGACATTGACGACATTGGAACCGCTGACGACCAGGCTGCTGGAAATTCGGCGTATCAACAGTGCCGCGTCGGTGCTGTCGTGGGATCAGGAAACCTTCATGCCCACGGGCGGCGGTGCGGCCCGCGCCGAACAAATCGCCGTTCTCGAAGGCCTCGCACATCAGAAGTTCGTTTCCGCCGAGGTCGAAACCCTGCTTACCGGTTGGATCGATCCTGCCACGGGACAGGCCGCCGAGACGGCGAACGAGGGTTGGGATGAACCGTCGCGAGCACTCCTCCGGGAAACCTGGCGCGATTTCAGCCGTGCCAAGAAGCTTCCGTCGGACTTCGTGACCCGGCTGAGCCGTGAATGTTCCTTGGCTCAGCAGGCCTGGGTGACGGCACGGGAAGAGAACCGCTTCTCGACGTTCCTACCGCACCTCAAGACGGTACTCGGTCTCAAACGCGACGAAGCGCAGTATTTGGGATACAAGGACTCGCCCTACGACGCGCTGCTGGATACCTACGAGCCGGGAACCACCGTGGCCCAACTCATCCCGCTGTTCACCGGGCTGCGGGAACGCCTCGTTCCGCTGTTGCAACGCGTCCAGGGGAGTACGGTCACCATCGACGACCGTTGCCTGCACCAGAGCTTCGACCAGGCCCGGCAACTCGAATTCGGGCGGCTCGTCCTGGTGGCGATGGGTTATGATTTCGAGCGAGGCCGGCTCGACCAGTCGGCCCATCCGTTCACGACCTCGTTTCACCCCACCGATGTCCGTGTGACGACACGAGTCTTCGAAAAGGACCTGCCGTCCTGCCTCTTCAGTTGCATCCACGAAGGCGGTCACGGGCTGTATGATCAGGGACTGGCCCCACATTACTACGGCACCCCGCTGGGCGAGTCCGTTTCTCTCGGCTTCCACGAAAGCCAGTCGCGGCTGTGGGAGAATTGTGTGGGCCGGTCCCTCGCCTTCTGGCGCTGTTTCTATCCGATGCTGCAGCAGACCTTCCCCCAGCAACTGGCGGAAGTGCCGCTCGATCGGTTCTACGCCGCCATCAACCGCGCCGCCCCCTCCCTGATCCGCGTCGAAGCGGACGAGCTGACCTACAATCTCCACATCATGCTGCGCGTCGAAATCGAACAGGCCCTTATCGAAGGGCGCGCCCAGCCCGACGATTTGCCCGGTCTGTGGAACGAAAAGATGCATGCCTACCTCGGTATCGCGCCGGAACGGGACGCCGAAGGCGTGCTGCAGGACGTACATTGGTCGATGGGAGCCTTCGGGTACTTCCCGACCTATACGTTGGGGAATCTCTATTCCGTGCAATTCTTCGAGCAGGCGAAACAGGAACTGCCGCAATTGGACGAGGACCTGGCGACGGGACACCTTCTGCCGCTCCGGCGGTGGCTTGAACAGAAAATCCATCGTTGGGGACGTATGTTCACCCCCGATCACCTGGCCCGGCGCGTGACCGGCACTGGGGTGAACCCGGAACCGTTTCTCCGGTACCTTGAACAGAAGTACGGAGCACTCTACCGGCTCTGA
- a CDS encoding Permease of the drug/metabolite transporter (DMT) superfamily, whose product MEKPTAFAAYTALTTSALVWGGSIVGQKVALGAFSAVETSILRGVGALAILIPLWWWTESARTALTMRDLKFLSLLGLGVLGNHLLTLFGLRYIGASTAGVIIGASPAITALLSSLLVRDIPFKTVAGGCALSFAGVALVSGLGGDASSGESPWLGGLLVLLGLISWALYSIGGREVMERLSPLTVNWTTLLISLLLQIPLLWTDRKLLVTGIDVVPVSGWLALLYLIVFATALGQQAWLYGVKGVGPSRAGVFVNLIPVSALLLSAVILGETIGMREIVGIILILVGVWLVGWQSARLKQTE is encoded by the coding sequence ATGGAAAAGCCGACGGCGTTCGCAGCCTATACCGCCCTCACCACATCGGCACTGGTGTGGGGTGGTTCCATCGTGGGGCAGAAGGTGGCGCTCGGAGCCTTCTCGGCCGTAGAGACGTCGATTCTACGCGGAGTCGGGGCGCTCGCGATCTTGATTCCCCTTTGGTGGTGGACCGAAAGCGCCCGTACGGCGTTGACCATGCGCGATCTGAAATTTCTGTCGCTCCTCGGCCTCGGAGTGTTGGGTAACCATCTCTTGACCCTGTTCGGTCTCCGCTACATCGGTGCCTCTACCGCCGGAGTCATTATCGGCGCCAGTCCGGCCATTACCGCGCTACTGTCATCCCTGCTGGTGCGGGATATTCCCTTCAAGACGGTGGCGGGCGGCTGCGCCCTGTCTTTCGCCGGGGTCGCCCTTGTGTCCGGCCTGGGAGGGGATGCGTCGAGCGGGGAGAGTCCCTGGCTGGGCGGCCTATTGGTTCTTTTGGGGCTCATCAGTTGGGCTCTGTACTCCATCGGCGGCCGAGAGGTCATGGAGCGCCTGTCTCCGTTGACCGTCAATTGGACGACCTTGTTGATTTCGCTCCTACTGCAGATTCCGCTGCTCTGGACCGACCGAAAACTGCTGGTCACCGGAATCGACGTGGTGCCGGTTTCCGGCTGGCTGGCGCTGTTGTACCTCATCGTGTTCGCCACTGCCTTGGGACAGCAGGCTTGGTTGTATGGGGTCAAGGGTGTGGGACCTTCCCGAGCGGGGGTGTTCGTCAACCTCATTCCGGTGTCGGCGTTGCTGTTGTCCGCCGTCATTCTAGGCGAGACCATCGGGATGCGGGAGATTGTCGGCATTATCCTGATCCTCGTCGGGGTCTGGTTGGTCGGATGGCAGTCGGCCCGCCTCAAACAAACAGAGTGA
- a CDS encoding Myo-inositol 2-dehydrogenase 2: MTKLRLGVIGAGAFAETCHVPGLQSHPQAEVVVLCGRDSDRTGAMARRLEVPEVSIDYQELCARKDIDAVTIATPNVCHAVQAQAALAAGKHVFCEKPLGMNVGEAVDMLRAAERSRKIHQVAFTYRYLYGVQELKRRLRRGDIGDPYLVRIRYESWDGLRSDSTVGFREKMNLAGGGVLYDLASHLFDLVGYVLGPIQAVTGFTMLIPRERVDTGTGEVARVETDDIASAWFVCGNGVRGQLFASRATPCSSERAYLEVVGSQGALKASLSRGSVDVLKFSLPARQSWEIVPLPEQASDGKAHCLFIMMRSFVDACFRGKLDGQIDASFHDGLAVQRALAAVEEASCRCEWTPLKPDEKRGEGAERQRGD; this comes from the coding sequence ATGACAAAGTTACGATTGGGTGTGATCGGGGCAGGGGCCTTTGCTGAAACCTGTCATGTGCCTGGTTTGCAATCCCATCCACAAGCAGAAGTCGTTGTGCTCTGCGGAAGGGACTCTGATCGGACAGGCGCGATGGCCCGACGGTTGGAGGTGCCCGAGGTTTCCATCGATTATCAAGAATTGTGTGCACGGAAAGACATCGATGCAGTGACTATTGCGACTCCGAACGTGTGTCACGCGGTCCAGGCACAGGCTGCCTTGGCTGCTGGGAAACATGTCTTCTGCGAAAAGCCGTTGGGGATGAATGTGGGCGAGGCCGTCGACATGCTTCGGGCGGCGGAGCGGAGTCGCAAGATCCATCAGGTCGCCTTCACCTATCGATATTTGTACGGCGTGCAGGAATTGAAGCGCCGGCTCCGACGCGGTGACATCGGCGACCCCTATCTGGTGCGTATACGATATGAGTCTTGGGACGGCCTTCGCTCAGATTCCACGGTCGGGTTTCGCGAGAAAATGAATCTGGCCGGCGGCGGAGTGCTCTACGATTTGGCCTCCCACCTGTTTGACCTCGTCGGGTATGTGCTTGGGCCGATCCAGGCCGTCACCGGCTTCACGATGTTGATACCGCGTGAACGTGTCGATACCGGTACAGGAGAAGTTGCACGGGTTGAAACCGACGATATCGCTTCGGCCTGGTTCGTCTGCGGAAATGGAGTCCGAGGACAATTGTTTGCGAGCCGCGCAACTCCTTGCTCGAGCGAAAGGGCCTATCTCGAAGTGGTGGGATCGCAGGGTGCCTTGAAAGCGTCATTGAGCAGAGGTTCGGTGGATGTGCTGAAATTTTCTCTTCCCGCTCGGCAATCCTGGGAGATCGTCCCGTTGCCGGAACAGGCTTCAGACGGCAAGGCGCACTGCCTTTTCATCATGATGCGGAGCTTTGTCGATGCCTGTTTCCGAGGCAAACTGGACGGGCAGATCGACGCGTCTTTCCATGACGGACTGGCCGTGCAGCGAGCCCTTGCCGCCGTGGAGGAAGCCTCGTGCCGATGCGAGTGGACTCCTCTGAAGCCGGACGAAAAGCGGGGGGAAGGTGCAGAGAGGCAGAGAGGGGACTGA